A window of Gimesia sp. genomic DNA:
TCCCCTCGCAGGGCAGGGGATTGCCTGGGATGCGACAGATGCAGGTGTCCTGTATGGCATCGTTCGCAAGCAACGCGAAGTCGTCAAGATGCGACTCAAGCAGGCTGAATGAGGGAACGCGATCCCTTCAGGCTGCATTCAGGGCCCCGTCTACTTCAGACAAGTTGACTGACTTGCACAATCGGGAGTGACTCAGGACAATAAGCGGCCCTTACGTAAATGAAGTCTGGAGTCCCCATGAGTGAACACATTATTTTATCCCTGTCCTTTATTCTGCTGGCCGGTATTGTCTGCCAGTGGCTCGCCTGGCGGGTAAAATATCCCGCGATCATTTTCCTGCTGGCCACAGGGATTTTCGCCGGCCCGGTGATGGGCTGGCTGGATCCGGATGAACTGTTTGAAGATCTGCTGTTTCCCTTCGTCTCACTGGCTGTGGCGGTGATTCTGTTCGAGGGAAGCCTGACACTGAAGCTGCAGAACATACCCGGGCTGGAGCGGGTCATCCGAAATATGATTACCATCGGTGCCTTCATCACCTGGATGGGAACGACCTTGGCGACACGACTGCTGCTGGATTTTTCCTGGAATGTGTCGTTTTTGTTCGGTGCCCTGATGGTGGTCACCGGGCCGACTGTCATTACACCACTACTGAGGACCGTGCGACCCAAAGAGAATGTGGCCCATATCCTGCAGTGGGAGGGAATTCTGATCGATCCCCTGGGAGCGATTCTGGCGGTTCTGGTGTTCGAATTCATTCTGGCAGGGGGGGCCGAAGGGGGCTTTGCCGCGGGGCTGGTCGTGTTCGGTAAAATGGTGTTGATTGGGGTGCTGTTTGGCGCAGTGAGTGGTTACCTGTTTGCATTCCTGCTGAAGAAATACTGGATCCCTCAGTATCTGCATAACTTCGCCTCGCTGGCTTTGGTGTGTGTCGTGTTTGCTGTCTCCAATATGTTCGAGGCGGAATCCGGCCTGCTTTCGGTGACGGTGCTGGGAATCTGGCTGGCAAATACCAAAGGTCTCGATCTGGATGACATCCTGGATTTCAAAGAAAGCCTGAGTATCCTGCTGATTTCCATGCTGTTCATCATGCTGGCAGCCCGTATGAACCTGAGTTCATTTCGTGATTTAGGCTGGCCTGCGGTGGCGGTGTTCGCGGTAATTCAATTTGTGATTCGCCCGGTAAGCGTGCATCTTTGTGCCCTGGGATCCAAACTGTCGATGAACGAGCGGCACCTCCTGTCGTGGATTGCTCCGCGCGGGATTGTCGCAGCAGCAATCTCGGCCCTGTTTGCCATTAAACTGCAGGCGGTCGGCTATCCATTTGCTGCGGCGATGGTTCCCCTGACATTCATGGTGATTGTAGGGACGGTGGTGTTACAGAGCACGACTGCCGGCCCGCTGGCCCGCTTTCTGAAAGTCGCTGAGCCTGAACCGAACGGTTTTCTGATTGTCGGTGCAAACCGTCTGGCACAGGTGATTGCCCTGGAATTGAAGAAAAACGGCATTCGGACATTTCTGACCGACCAGAACTGGTCTTCCGTGACAGAAGCCCGTCTGAAAGGGCTGCAAGCATACTGGGGAAACCCCGTGTCGGAACATGCGGAACGCCATATTGACCTGATCGGCATTGGACACCTGCTGGCGGTCTCCCCCCAAATGGAACTGAATGCACTGGCGGCACATTATTATCGACTGGAGTTTGCCAAGGAGAATATCTTCACGATCCGGATTTCGGAACCTACGGCTGGGAAGGCCGAAGCAAAGACTGCTTTTAAGTATGGTGGGCGCCCCGTGTTTAGTGAATCGCTGAACTATCAGGATCTGAGCCGGATGCTGGAGCAGGGGGCAGAAATGAAAACGACTGTGTTGTCAGAAGAATTTACCTTTGAACAGTTTCAGAAACAGATCGACGCGAGACGTATTCCGTTATTTGCCATCGATACCAGTCACCGTGTGCAGGTCTTTACAGCAGAACCTAAATTTCAACCAAAGGCAGGCTGGAAGATCATGAGTCTGGCGGAGCAGGTACCTGTCGAAACCGGGTAATTACTTTGAATGGAGCTTTCACTCACCGGTAAGCTTTAAAGCTTAAGACTGGTCGGCTGCTCTGTTTGCTGTGGAATACGTACCTGTGTCTATTTTAAAGCCTTTTCAGGGTTCGTAGTGGCCATTAGAGTTAACTGGTGCCAATGGTCTGCCTTACCCGGAAGCTTCTTTGAATGTGAATCGATCCATTTTATGCCTGACGCGATCTGTCCTCTGGTTGATCAGAGGATAATGCTCATGTCGTCGCTCAGGTCGGCAAAGAACTGATCGGCTTCGTTTTCCCAGGCCGGTAGCTTGCGGACTCCGGGAACCAGGCTGTCTTCCATCCAACCGCTTTCCTCGTGATCGTAACCTAACAGGTGCCCCAGTTCGTGCATGATCACCGACCAGAGATCCACTTTCTCGGCGGCATCGCTGTCCGGCAGGGCAATCAGTGTCAGGTCAGAGGATTCAGTGAACTCGTCGTGACTGGTGGGAGTCGCATCAATGAACCAGCCATACCCGGCGGCATTGCTGTCGATATAGATGGTGTTTCCGGCAGCGCGTCCCAAGGTGTCGCCGGACAGGTCGGTTACCTGAATATTGATCGATTTCAGTTTCTGACTGTTGACTGGTGAAGCTGGAGAACTGACGTCATCGACTGCGCTGTCGAGCATACTCTGAGCTGTCGTCTGCTTGAGTGGCTCGACGATCAACGGAGGTTCAGCCTGGGACTCGACCGTCAGCAGATTATTCCAGACCTCGGGATAGCTTGATGCATAATTGACCTGATCTCTACCTTCCCTGGTTTTATTGTAATTCGAAGCAAAGAGGAGCAAGTCTTTGAATTCGACACGATCATTCTGGTTCAGGTCTGCAAACCAGGCGTAGTCGGAGTCAGATTGACTGGGGATTGAATTATAGACGCTGGCAAACAGCAGCAGATCGCGGAAGTTAATCCGATTGTCATCATTGAGATCGTAGGGGTTTGCCCAGATTTCTGTTCCAGCGAATGCTGCGGGAACGGTATCGAGAGCGATATCATCGACTAACGTCACCTGCGGTGTATTGATCTCGAATTCCAGATCGTACGGTCCGATGCTCTTGTTTTCCAGGTCGAGTAATATCTGATCTTCACTGGCGGGTTCGAACTTGATGCGTGCGAAGAGCAGATACCTGTCCGACCCTCGTTGTGTCTCGGTGGTTTCCGCGTAAAGGTTACTGATTGTGCCACTCGCGTCATCGATCAGCCCCATCTGGTTTTGAGTAAAGGCTCCTCCAAATTCGATTTCACTCGCGGAAGTGTATTGTGTCTGATAGCTGAATTCCAGACTGGTGGAGAAGATGCCCTGGGAGGTTGGGTTGAGTGCATCGACCCAGATTTCAACCCAGTAGGTAGACCATTCATCAACCCATTCCCGACCTGCGGGAAGAGTCAACACTTCTCCTGTGCTCGTCGTATTCGATGGCTGTCTCACAATTCGCAGGTGTAGTTCTGCAGTCACGCGGTCATCATCCCTGATGGTGGCCTGACCCTGGCTATCCGCCAGGATGACATTCCGACCAGCCGACTGCAGACCTGAGAGATCGACGAGCAATGTTTCATGTGCTTCGATCAATGGGGAATCGACGATGGAGATCGTAATAGTTTTGCTGAGCTCACCCGGATTGAAATTGAGCGTGCCGGTGGTGTTCTGGTAATCGTCGGGGGCACCAGCTGTCTGGTCGGACGTGGCATAATTGACGGTCACAGTGGTGTCGACTGGTTGGTCGAGGGAGACGGTGAGGGTGGCGGTGCCTGCATCTTCGTCTACTGTCACATCATCGATGGTCATGGCGGCCTGGTCGTCGTCCTGAATGGTGACCTGCGCCTCGGAGTCAGAGATGCTGACGTCACGTCCACTTGCCTGAAGTGCAGAGAGAGTAACCAGGAAGGTTTCATCGAGTTCGACGAGGTTTGAATCGACGATGGGGATGGTGATTGTCTGACTTAGCTCTCCCGGATTGAAGGTCAGTGTGCCTGCGGTGGTTTGATAATCATCGGGAGCACCGGCACTCTGGTCGGAAGTTGTATAATCCACAGTTACAGTGGTGTCGATGGGTTGATCGATTGAGACGGTAAGGGTGGCAGTACCAGCGTCTTCGTCGACGGTCAAATCATTGATGGAGATGGCTGCCTGGTCGTCGTCCTGAATGGTGACCTGAGCCAGGGAGTCCGTGATGATAACATCGCGTCCGCCCGCCTGGAGACCTGAGAGTGAGACCAGGAAGGTTTCATCCAGCTCGATGATGTTTGAGTCGATAATGGGGATGGTAATCGTCTGACTTAGCTCTCCCGGATTGAAGGTGAGTGTGCCGGTGGTGGTTTGATAATCATCGGGAGCACCGGCGCTCTGGTCGGACGTGGCATAATTGACGGTTACAGTGGTGTCGACCGGTTGATCCATCGAAACGGTGAGGGTGACAGTGCCGGCGTCTTCAGCGACGGTGACATCATCGATGGTGATAGCAGCCTGATCGTCGTCCTGAATGGTGACCTGAGCCAGGGAGCCCGTGATGATGACATTACGTCCGTCGGCCTGAAGAGCTGAGAGCGAGACCAGGAAGTATTCATTCAGCTCAATTGTGTTTGAGTCGATAATGGGTATCGTAATCGTCTTAATCTGTTCTCCCGGATTGAAGGTGAGTGTGCCCGAGACGCTCTGGTAATCGTCAGGGGCTCCTGCAGTCAGGTCGGAAGTTGCATAATCGATATACACATTGGTGTCAACTGGCTGATCCAACGAGACGGCGAGAGTGACAGTGCCCGCATCTTCATCGACAGTGACATCATCGATTGATATAGCCGCCTGGTCGTTGTCCTGAATGGTGACCTGAGCCTGTGAATCGGTGATGCTGACATCACGTCCGCTTGCCTGAAACGCAGAGAGCGTAACCAGGAAGGTTTCATCGAGCTCGACGAGGTCTGAATCGACGATGGGAATGGTAATCGTCTTGCTCTGTTCTCCCGGATTGAATGTCAGTGTTCCGGTGGTGGTCTGATAATCGTCGGGGGCACCAGCTGTCTGGTCCGAGGTGGCATAATCGACGGTTACCGCAGTGTCGACGGGTTGATCCATGGAGACGGTGAGGGTGGCGGTGCCTGCGTCTTCAGTGAATGTGACATCATCGATGGAAATGGCTGCCTGGTCGTCATCATGAATGGTGACCTGTGCCTGGGAGTCAGAGATGATGACATTCCGTCCG
This region includes:
- a CDS encoding sodium:proton antiporter; protein product: MSEHIILSLSFILLAGIVCQWLAWRVKYPAIIFLLATGIFAGPVMGWLDPDELFEDLLFPFVSLAVAVILFEGSLTLKLQNIPGLERVIRNMITIGAFITWMGTTLATRLLLDFSWNVSFLFGALMVVTGPTVITPLLRTVRPKENVAHILQWEGILIDPLGAILAVLVFEFILAGGAEGGFAAGLVVFGKMVLIGVLFGAVSGYLFAFLLKKYWIPQYLHNFASLALVCVVFAVSNMFEAESGLLSVTVLGIWLANTKGLDLDDILDFKESLSILLISMLFIMLAARMNLSSFRDLGWPAVAVFAVIQFVIRPVSVHLCALGSKLSMNERHLLSWIAPRGIVAAAISALFAIKLQAVGYPFAAAMVPLTFMVIVGTVVLQSTTAGPLARFLKVAEPEPNGFLIVGANRLAQVIALELKKNGIRTFLTDQNWSSVTEARLKGLQAYWGNPVSEHAERHIDLIGIGHLLAVSPQMELNALAAHYYRLEFAKENIFTIRISEPTAGKAEAKTAFKYGGRPVFSESLNYQDLSRMLEQGAEMKTTVLSEEFTFEQFQKQIDARRIPLFAIDTSHRVQVFTAEPKFQPKAGWKIMSLAEQVPVETG